A window of the Hypomesus transpacificus isolate Combined female chromosome 22, fHypTra1, whole genome shotgun sequence genome harbors these coding sequences:
- the ank2a gene encoding uncharacterized protein ank2a isoform X6 — protein sequence MSPLSVSSHLEFSGFYLEDLFDENRPHSPESCLLKGGYEESYEISTMLRPLSPDSLTSENQYILSFLEYWISESRPSSPESEALFTEYQPLCPDSPVPQFRPLPPDWSNSYCESRSSSPESLISDVEYSEEYVEAFDMNARPLSPEPIVFHFIKRTESYMIEFPAATSVSPESGVLRSHAKPLVPLSETFDMNDRPPSPEQIVFPFMKSPTKTGYIQLDLSNTQFWSLQLPPFSAIEDSLDEWNGLAFGSNDKSEVKIRPDSLSSFNDSREPVPSELDYSDLCFKEQLAENRPDTPESYASHSDLAGFMEMTQTLHSPKLLTSKVYFHPMSKISKIKSLSSFDEDRPLSPDSPTPHFRAEHCDYYLHFSGSCPLLTQSFSSDIESFEWCHEELFTGEGQDSPDSVMPTSQSVLYIDKANINDRPLSPESLTSENSFSFPQFWFSSTTCSPDSVRSLDEYQPLSPDSPVPQFETQCCDYYLFFTSSTSSSPESIASDHESCGLNFDAVFTENRADSPETFISEGEDEHYDDIPTIFRPFSPDSLTSENEYSLSFLEYCFSELRPSSPESMTSLFEYRPLSPDSPVPQFAPALSIFTMTTAGRSSPSESVMSETDWEEFCLEDVFSEVRPCSPDSIWSDSEDIADALEAQQNQSNQKPKTQMTETNITETTCPHENVIPLSQVNIDLSEGSFTAPEDVGLSETPLTEQKADATPLSQVMCDVYKGRTLTTEYTLVYKAVQCKLMAHMNDPLYKGETYKSKTGVFECAGGGRQGARRAVDIQRETLNKARTDIDEEPKLDIMSDSEIVILKETEVIESQQTESEDLFDEKIGDDSSLTDFKADKTIIDSEDVLDSSLPVMAEIRSPSPVLFEWEFVQLSPLPEYQPLSPESFNSDNDENLLHLNHLFTDMRPSSPDSVASLDEYRLLLPDSPVPQFRSECCHYYLSFTGNRVSSPESVVSDLEYSDVCLEELVTEKRPDSPESITSTKSVLERKSPKHRPLSPESITSDDDLLLFEPWFSENMTCSPDSVRSLDEYQPLSPDSPVPQFETQCCDYYLFFTHSTSSSPESIASDHESCGLNFDAVFTQNRADSPETFISKGEDEHCDDIPTIFRPFSPDSLTSENDYPLSFLEYCFSELRPSSPESMTSLFEYRPLSPDSPVPQFAPALSIFTMTTAGRSSPPESVMSETDWEEFCLEDVFSEVRPCSPDSIWSDSEDIAGALEAQQNQSNQKPKTQMTETNITETTCPHENVIPLSQVNIDLSEGRFTAPEDVGLSETPLTEQQADVTPPSQVMCDVYKGRTLTTEYTLVYKAVQCKLMAHMNDPLYKGETYKSKTGVFECTGGGRQGARRAVDIQRETLNKARIHIDEEPKLDIMSDSEIVILKETEVIESQQTESEDLFDEKIGDYSSLTDFKADKTIIDSEDVLDSSLPVMAEIRSPSPVLFEWEFVQLSLLPEYQPLSPESFNSDNDENLLHLNHLFTDLRPSSPDSVASLDEYRLLSSDSPVPQFRSECCHYYLSFTGNRVSSPESVVSDLEYSDVCLEELVTEKRPDSPESITSTKCVLERKSPKHRPLSPESITSDDDLLLFEPWFSENMTCSPDSVRSLDEYQPLTPDSPVPQFETQCCDYYLFFTSSTSTSPESVGSDHEFSGVNFDAVLTENRAGSPETFISEGEDERCCDIPTIFRPFSPDSLTSENDYSLSFLENWFSELRPSSPESMTSLCEYRPLSPDSPVPQFAPALSIFTMTTAGRSSQPESVMSETDWEEFCLEDLSSEVRPCSPDSIWSNTESATNQHNEKQSPTLHSKQDFLEYDWWPDVQSEHRRPNTESNDAPFTFYFHTCCQTHRIVEQFFCRASSPHSTSKPCNDVEQMTSHRIDPSSSELSHVPSGKHHEGSQAVWLEEAFPVQHQTSTQSKYSRGSRVILKWIHPEVKPGIEPYSNNKDLARLMMKEKNSRVSLLSADEMPDLPPQTVTEEHYTDEHGHMVVKKVTRKIIRKCVSADGMEREEVTVEGSPQGSVSVAEGDSYSRVVKRTVLRSEGDHTEVTFTDGVPGSGEELLGGHKVSRVEQTSVVEGERRETHHGDPSLTSDLPSAREDFSMALGYIGGFSRVQLPNVVEREIVNEDGSVSRRARMRKGRTQRRTVVRGAGRSQVLLERLDDVQEGSRPRDLQQHLHQLIHSYCKEEGEEEEERKD from the exons ATGTCACCTCTGTCAGTGTCATCACACCTAGAGTTCTCTGGTTTTTACCTTGAGGACCTTTTTGATGAGAACAGACCACACTCACCAGAGTCGTGTCTCTTAAAGGGTGGATATGAGGAGAGTTATGAGATATCTACCATGTTAAGACCTCTctcacctgactccctaacctcAGAGAATCAATACATCCTCTCTTTCCTAGAATACTGGATCTCAGAATCAAGGCCATCTTCTCCCGAATCAGAAGCTTTGTTTACTGAGTACCAACCTCTCTGTCCTGACTCCCCTGTTCCTCAGTTTAGACCCCTGCCACCAGATTGGTCAAATTCATACTGTGAAAGCAGGTCATCCTCTCCAGAATCTTTGATATCAGATGTTGAGTATTCAGAAGAATATGTAGAGGCTTTTGACATGAATGCTAGACCTCTCTCACCTGAGCCAATTGTCTTCCATTTTATCAAAAGAACAGAATCCTACATGATTGAGTTTCCAGCAGCTACCTCAGTTTCCCCAGAATCAGGTGTACTACGCAGTCATGCAAAACCTCTCGTTCCTCTATCCGAGACTTTTGACATGAATGACAGACCTCCCTCACCTGAACAAATAGTTTTCCCATTCATGAAGAGTCCCACAAAAACAGGGTATATACAGCTTGACTTAAGTAATACACAGTTTTGGTCCCTGCAGTTGCCACCATTCTCAGCAATAGAAGATTCTCTTGATGAGTGGAATGGACTTGCTTTTGGATCCAATGATAAATCTGAGGTCAAGATTAGACCGGATTCCCTTAGTTCCTTTAATGACTCGCGAGAACCAGTACCTTCAGAACTGGACTATTCCGATTTGTGTTTCAAAGAACAATTAGCTGAAAACAGACCAGACACTCCTGAATCGTATGCATCCCATAGTGATTTAGCTGGTTTTATGGAGATGACTCAGACATTACATTCACCAAAATTGTTAACATCAAAAGTTTATTTTCATCCCATGTCGAAAATTTCGAAAATCAAATCCCTTTCCTCATTTGATGAGGATAGACCTCTATCTCCTGATTCTCCAACACCTCATTTTAGAGCTGAACATTGTGACTACTATTTGCATTTTAGTGGGAGTTGTCCATTGTTAACTCAGTCATTTAGTTCTGACATTGAGTCCTTTGAATGGTGCCATGAAGAATTGTTCACTGGGGAAGGACAAGATTCCCCCGATTCAGTAATGCCTACAAGTCAGTCTGTGTTGTACATAGACAAAGCTAACATAAATGACAGACCACTCTCACCAGAATCATTGACATCTGAGAACAGTTTCTCATTTCCACAGTTCTGGTTCAGTTCAACAACATGTTCCCCAGATTCAGTGAGATCATTAGATGAGTATCAACCCCTCTCTCCAGACTCACCAGTTCCCCAGTTTGAAACTCAGTGTTGTGATTATTATTTATTCTTCACGAGCAGTACATCTTCATCACCAGAGTCAATAGCTTCCGACCATGAATCCTGTGGTTTAAACTTTGATGCTGTGTTTACTGAGAACAGAGCAGATTCACCAGAGACATTTATATCCGAGGGTGAAGATGAACACTATGATGATATCCCAACCATATTCAGACCATTCTCACCCGATTCACTAACGTCAGAGAATGAATACTCTCTTTCATTCCTTGAATATTGTTTTTCTGAATTAAGGCCATCTTCCCCCGAATCCATGACATCGCTGTTTGAGTAtcggcctctctctccagactcaCCAGTTCCCCAATTTgcacctgctctctctatatTTACCATGACAACAGCAGGGAGAAGTTCTCCGTCTGAATCTGTGATGTCAGAAACAGACTGGGAGGAGTTTTGTCTGGAGGATGTGTTTAGTGAGGTCCGACCCTGTTCGCCTGATTCTATCTGGTCAGATAGTGAGGACATTGCAGATGCTCTAGAAGCGCAACAAAATCAGTCTAATCAAAAACCAAAAACTCAAATGACGGAGACTAATATTACAGAAACAACCTGTCCACATGAGAATGTCATACCATTATCCCAGGTTAATATAGATCTGTCTGAAGGTAGCTTTACAGCACCTGAGGATGTTGGTCTTTCAGAAACACCTCTAACTGAACAGAAGGCAGATGCCACTCCCCTTTCACAGGTCATGTGTGATGTTTATAAAGGTAGGACATTGACTACAGAATATACCCTGGTTTACAAGGCCGTTCAATGCAAGTTAATGGCTCATATGAACGATCCACTATACAAAGGTGAAACCTACAAGAGTAAGACAGGTGTATTTGAATgcgcaggaggaggaaggcaggggGCTAGAAGAGCTGTTGACATTCAGAGGGAAACTTTAAATAAAGCCAGAACAGATATTGATGAAGAGCCAAAGCTTGATATAATGTCTGATTCGGAAATAGTTATTCTTAAAGAGACAGAGGTGATAGAATCACAACAGACTGAGTCTGAGGATCTTTTTGATGAGAAAATAGGAGATGATTCATCGCTGACAGACTTTAAAGCTGATAAGACAATTATAGATTCTGAGGATGTACTTGACTCTTCCTTACCAGTGATGGCAGAAATCAGGAGCCCTTCCCCTGTCTTGTTCGAATGGGAGTTTGTCCAACTATCTCCCCTGCCTGAGTACCAACCTCTCTCCCCTGAATCTTTCAATTCAGACAATGATGAAAACCTTTTACATCTCAACCACCTGTTCACTGACATGAGGCCTTCTTCACCTGACTCTGTGGCATCACTTGATGAGTATAGACTCCTCTTACCTGACTCTCCCGTACCCCAGTTCAGATCTGAATGTTGTCATTATTATCTATCATTTACAGGCAATAGAGTATCCTCACCTGAATCAGTCGTTTCAGACCTAGAATATTCAGATGTGTGTCTGGAGGAATTGGTGACTGAGAAACGACCAGATTCACCAGAATCTATCACATCCACCAAAAGTGTTTTAGAAAGAAAGTCTCCCAAACACAGACCATTGTCACCAGAATCAATAACTTCAGATGATGATTTATTGTTGTTTGAGCCATGGTTCTCAGAGAATATGACATGTTCCCCAGATTCAGTGAGATCATTAGATGAGTATCAGCCCCTCTCGCCAGACTCACCAGTTCCCCAGTTTGAAACTCAGTGTTGTGATTATTACTTATTCTTCACACACAGTACATCTTCATCACCAGAGTCAATAGCTTCCGACCATGAATCCTGTGGTTTAAACTTTGATGCTGTGTTTACTCAGAACAGAGCAGATTCACCAGAGACATTTATATCCAAGGGTGAAGATGAACACTGTGATGATATCCCAACCATATTCAGACCATTCTCACCCGATTCACTAACGTCAGAGAATGACTACCCTCTTTCATTCCTTGAATATTGTTTTTCTGAATTAAGGCCATCTTCCCCCGAATCCATGACATCGCTGTTTGAGTAtcggcctctctctccagactcaCCAGTTCCCCAATTTgcacctgctctctctatatTTACCATGACAACAGCAGGGAGAAGTTCTCCGCCTGAATCTGTGATGTCAGAAACAGACTGGGAGGAGTTTTGTCTGGAGGATGTGTTTAGTGAGGTCCGACCCTGTTCGCCTGATTCTATCTGGTCAGATAGTGAGGACATTGCAGGTGCTCTAGAAGCGCAACAAAATCAGTCTAATCAAAAACCAAAAACTCAAATGACGGAGACTAATATTACAGAAACAACTTGTCCACATGAGAATGTCATACCATTATCCCAGGTTAATATAGATCTGTCTGAAGGTAGATTTACAGCACCTGAGGATGTTGGTCTTTCAGAAACACCTCTAACTGAACAGCAGGCAGATGTCACTCCCCCTTCACAGGTCATGTGTGATGTTTATAAAGGTAGGACATTGACTACAGAATATACCCTGGTTTACAAGGCCGTTCAATGCAAGTTAATGGCTCATATGAACGATCCACTATACAAAGGTGAAACCTACAAGAGTAAGACAGGTGTATTTGAATgcacaggaggaggaaggcaggggGCTAGAAGAGCTGTTGACATTCAGAGGGAAACTTTAAATAAAGCCAGAATACATATTGATGAAGAGCCAAAGCTTGATATAATGTCTGATTCGGAAATAGTTATTCTTAAAGAGACAGAGGTGATAGAATCACAACAGACTGAGTCTGAGGATCTTTTTGATGAGAAAATAGGAGATTATTCATCGCTGACAGACTTTAAAGCTGATAAGACAATTATAGATTCTGAGGATGTACTTGACTCCTCCTTACCAGTGATGGCAGAAATCAGGAGCCCTTCCCCTGTCTTGTTCGAATGGGAGTTTGTCCAACTATCTCTCCTGCCTGAGTACCAACCTCTCTCCCCTGAATCTTTCAATTCAGACAATGATGAAAACCTTTTACATCTCAACCACCTGTTCACTGACTTGAGGCCTTCTTCACCTGACTCTGTGGCATCACTTGATGAGTATAGACTCCTCTCATCTGACTCTCCCGTACCCCAGTTCAGATCTGAATGTTGTCATTATTATCTGTCATTTACAGGCAATAGAGTATCCTCACCTGAATCAGTCGTTTCAGACCTAGAATATTCAGATGTGTGTCTGGAGGAATTGGTGACTGAGAAACGACCAGATTCACCAGAATCTATCACATCCACCAAATGTGTTTTAGAAAGAAAGTCTCCCAAACACAGACCATTGTCACCAGAATCCATAACTTCAGATGATGATTTATTGTTGTTTGAGCCATGGTTCTCAGAGAATATGACATGTTCCCCAGATTCAGTGAGATCATTAGATGAGTACCAACCCCTCACTCCAGACTCACCAGTTCCCCAGTTTGAAACTCAGTGTTGTGATTATTACTTATTCTTCACGAGCAGTACATCTACATCACCAGAGTCAGTAGGTTCCGACCATGAGTTCTCTGGTGTAAACTTTGATGCTGTGTTAACTGAGAACAGAGCAGGTTCGCCAGAGACATTTATATCCGAGGGTGAAGATGAACGTTGTTGTGATATTCCAACCATATTCAGACCATTCTCACCTGATTCACTAACATCAGAGAATGACTACTCTCTTTCATTCCTTGAAAACTGGTTTTCTGAATTAAGGCCATCTTCCCCCGAATCCATGACATCGCTGTGTGAGTAtcggcctctctctccagactcaCCAGTTCCCCAATTTgcacctgctctctctatatTTACCATGACAACAGCAGGGAGAAGTTCTCAGCCTGAATCTGTGATGTCAGAAACAGACTGGGAGGAGTTTTGTCTGGAGGATTTGTCTAGTGAGGTCCGACCTTGTTCACCTGATTCTATCTGGTCAAACACAGAGAGTGCTACAAATCAACATAATGAGAAACAGTCTCCTactttacattcaaaacaagATTTTTTAGAATATGACTGGTGGCCTGATGTCCAATCAGAACACCGGAGACCCAATACCGAATCAAACGACGCCCCCTTTACTTTTTACTTCCACACCTGTTGCCAAACCCACAGAATCGTAGAGCAGTTTTTTTGTAGAGCCTCCTCCCCACACAGCACCAGTAAACCCTGCAATGATGTAGAACAGATGACATCTCACAGAATCGACCCGTCGTCCTCTGAGTTAAGTCATGTGCCATCTGGCAAACACCATGAGGGATCTCAGGCTGTGTGGCTGGAGGAGGCTTTCCCTGTACAACACCAAACAAGTACCCAATCTAAGTACTCAAGAGGGAGTCGTGTTATTTTGAAGTGGATACACCCGGAAGTTAAACCGGGCATTGAGCCATATTCCAACAACAAAGACCTGGCAAGACTGATGATGAAAGAGAAGAACAGCAGAGTCTCCTTGTTGTCG GCAGATGAGATGCCAGATCTTCCCCCTCAGACGGTTACTGAAGAACATTACACAGATGAACATGGACACATGGTGGTGAAGAAG GTGACCAGGAAGATCATTcgtaagtgtgtgtctgcagacgGTATGGAACGAGAAGAGGTGACAGTGGAGGGATCTCCCCAGGGGTCTGTCAGCGTAGCGGAGGGAGACAGCTACTCCAGGGTAGTGAAGAGGACTGTGCTGAGGAGCGAAGGAGATCACACAGAG GTGACCTTCACTGACGGGGTGCCAGGATCAGGGGAGGAGCTTCTTGGAGGTCATAAGGTCAGCCGGGTCGAGCAGACATCCGTGGTGGAAGGCGAGAGAAGGGAAACACACCATGGTGACCCCTCACTGACCTCCGACCTTCCCTCGGCCCGCGAGGACTTCTCAATG GCTTTGGGCTACATAGGGGGATTTAGCAGAGTGCAGCTCCCCAATGTGGTGGAAAGGGAGATTGTCAATGAGGACGGCTCTGTAAGCAGGAG GGCCCGGATGCGTAAGGGGCGCACCCAGAGGCGGACAGTAGTGAGGGGAGCTGGGCGAAGCCAGGTCCTCCTGGAGCGCCTGGATGATGTTCAAGAGGGTTCACGACCTCGTGACCTTCAGCAGCACCTCCATCAGCTCATCCATAGCTACTGCAAagaagagggtgaggaggaggaggagaggaaggattaA